Proteins encoded together in one Maricaulis maris window:
- a CDS encoding DUF819 domain-containing protein, whose product MEAEAAPLFSNDAIIMGLLAALLGLVFWTSSLDSKLARGFYRVFPPLLLCYFLPSLLNLFNIVDPEASQTYFVASRYLLPAALVLLTMSADLPATFRLGPKALIMFFTGTVGVMIGGPLALLVASWLFPDVIGVTGPDAVWRGMTTLAGSWIGGGANQAAMYEFFSVGGEVYSAWIAVDIIVANIWLAILLLGVANAKRIDRALKADTGAVDALRRKADEFEQAHARIPDLKDLMVILAFGLGAMGLSHIIADIMGPWVATHAPGLADLGMASGFFWLMLSATIIGVSLSFTKARSLTGAGSMKVGSVFIYVLVATIGMRMDITAIFRNTEFFLIGSIWMAIHISLLLAVASLIKAPTFFIAVGSTANIGGAASAPVVATAFHPSLAPVGVLLAIVGYIVGTWAAMLTGYMMMAMMGAGVTP is encoded by the coding sequence ATGGAAGCCGAAGCCGCGCCGCTATTCAGCAATGACGCCATCATCATGGGTCTGCTGGCCGCCCTGCTGGGGCTGGTCTTCTGGACCTCCAGTCTCGACAGCAAGCTGGCCCGCGGCTTCTACCGCGTCTTCCCGCCGCTGCTGCTGTGCTACTTCCTGCCCTCGCTGCTGAACCTCTTCAACATCGTCGATCCCGAGGCCTCGCAGACCTATTTCGTCGCCTCGCGCTATCTGCTGCCCGCGGCCCTTGTCCTGCTGACCATGTCGGCAGACCTGCCGGCGACTTTCCGGCTCGGACCCAAGGCGCTGATCATGTTCTTCACCGGCACGGTCGGCGTCATGATCGGCGGCCCGCTCGCCCTGCTGGTCGCCAGCTGGCTGTTCCCGGACGTCATCGGTGTGACCGGGCCGGATGCGGTCTGGCGCGGCATGACGACCCTCGCCGGGTCCTGGATCGGCGGCGGCGCCAACCAGGCGGCGATGTACGAGTTCTTCAGCGTCGGCGGCGAGGTCTACTCGGCCTGGATCGCGGTCGACATCATCGTCGCCAATATCTGGCTGGCCATCCTTCTGCTCGGCGTGGCCAACGCCAAACGGATCGATCGCGCGCTCAAGGCGGATACCGGAGCCGTCGATGCGCTGCGCCGCAAGGCCGATGAGTTCGAGCAGGCCCATGCCCGGATTCCCGATCTCAAGGACCTGATGGTGATTCTCGCCTTCGGCCTCGGCGCCATGGGCCTCTCCCACATCATCGCCGACATCATGGGCCCCTGGGTCGCGACGCATGCGCCGGGCCTGGCGGATCTGGGGATGGCCTCGGGCTTCTTCTGGCTGATGCTGTCGGCGACCATCATCGGGGTCAGCCTGTCCTTCACCAAGGCCCGCAGCCTGACCGGTGCCGGGTCCATGAAGGTCGGCTCGGTCTTCATCTATGTCCTGGTCGCGACGATCGGCATGCGGATGGACATCACGGCGATCTTCCGCAACACCGAATTCTTCCTGATCGGATCGATCTGGATGGCCATCCACATCTCGCTCCTGCTCGCCGTCGCCTCGCTAATCAAGGCGCCCACCTTCTTCATCGCGGTTGGCTCGACGGCGAATATCGGCGGCGCTGCCTCGGCACCGGTTGTCGCAACGGCCTTCCACCCCTCGCTCGCTCCGGTCGGGGTCCTGCTGGCCATCGTCGGCTATATTGTCGGCACCTGGGCGGCCATGCTGACCGGCTATATGATGATGGCGATGATGGGCGCCGGCGTTACCCCATGA
- a CDS encoding M13 family metallopeptidase encodes MKKFLLAGASLALLAACSPAANEAPIADTTAQDEAGTSAVTTSVGDPSAGDPRLGSWGIETQHVDSSVHPGDDFNRYVNGGWLDSVEMPQGFSRFGSFTELFLLSEERINGIIEEAVAAETTAGQPLQQIGDLYASYMDQDTLQARGFEPAQPMIDRIAAATSHDDIATLMGMPGTSSIFGAGVTRDQGNPDRYIVGVSQSGLGLPTRDYYLEDTERYQGYRDAYVAYIGDTFGFIGVEGGAERAQRILDLETAFAEVHWTREDSRDRTRTYNLMTTEQLAADAPGFNWTAFMEALDFADQTEVVIRQDTAIQSLATLFTEVPVETWQDWMTFRYLSSNRGSLTPEFYERSFDFYDRTLSGVDEPRPLESRGVQYVNGAMGMALGQIYVERYFPPEYKAQMEVLVDYLGMALRERLETLEWMDEETRAGAIDKFENFTPKIGYPDQWPDYSSIEIRPDDLFGNSERISAWARADSRARLRGPIRHWEWGMTPQTVNAYYSPTANEIVFPAAILQGPFFDPYADPAVNFGGIGAVIGHEMGHGFDDQGSRSDGDGVLRDWWTDDSRGNFDARTDQLAAQYSEFSPIEGEFVNGRLSLGENIGDVGGLSMAHRAYQLYLRDHGGEAPVLDGFTGDQRFYMAWGQVWRNLYTEQALVRQLRQGPHSPAQYRINGALRNQDGWYEAFGITEEHDLYLPPEERVSIW; translated from the coding sequence ATGAAGAAATTTCTCTTGGCCGGCGCGAGCCTGGCCCTGTTGGCCGCTTGCAGCCCGGCTGCGAATGAAGCGCCCATTGCTGACACAACAGCACAGGACGAGGCCGGCACCAGCGCGGTAACGACCTCGGTCGGTGACCCGTCTGCCGGTGATCCGCGCCTCGGGAGCTGGGGCATCGAGACCCAGCATGTCGACAGTTCGGTTCACCCGGGTGACGATTTCAACCGCTATGTGAACGGTGGCTGGCTTGACTCGGTCGAGATGCCGCAGGGCTTCTCCCGCTTCGGCTCCTTCACCGAGCTCTTCCTTCTGTCGGAAGAGCGTATCAACGGCATCATCGAGGAAGCCGTCGCGGCCGAAACGACTGCTGGCCAGCCGCTGCAGCAGATCGGCGATCTCTATGCGTCGTATATGGACCAGGATACGCTTCAGGCGCGTGGTTTTGAGCCGGCCCAGCCGATGATCGACCGCATCGCCGCCGCCACCAGCCATGACGACATCGCGACCCTGATGGGCATGCCCGGAACAAGCTCCATCTTCGGTGCGGGCGTAACGCGCGACCAGGGCAATCCGGACCGCTACATCGTCGGCGTCAGCCAGAGTGGCCTCGGCCTGCCGACCCGCGACTACTACCTCGAAGACACCGAGCGCTACCAGGGCTACCGCGATGCCTATGTCGCCTATATCGGCGATACGTTCGGCTTTATCGGTGTCGAGGGCGGCGCCGAGCGTGCCCAGCGCATCCTCGATCTGGAAACGGCCTTCGCTGAGGTACACTGGACCCGCGAAGACAGCCGTGACAGGACCCGGACCTACAACCTGATGACGACGGAACAGCTCGCCGCCGACGCACCGGGCTTCAACTGGACCGCCTTCATGGAAGCCCTGGACTTCGCGGACCAGACCGAAGTGGTGATCCGTCAGGATACTGCCATCCAGTCCCTCGCCACCCTGTTCACCGAGGTTCCGGTGGAAACCTGGCAGGACTGGATGACCTTCCGCTACCTGTCGAGCAATCGCGGGTCGCTCACGCCGGAATTCTACGAGCGCTCCTTCGACTTCTACGACCGCACCCTGTCGGGCGTGGACGAACCGCGCCCGCTGGAATCCCGTGGCGTGCAATACGTGAACGGAGCCATGGGCATGGCGCTGGGCCAGATCTATGTCGAGCGCTACTTCCCGCCGGAATACAAGGCGCAGATGGAAGTTCTCGTCGATTATCTCGGCATGGCCCTGCGTGAGCGCCTCGAGACCCTGGAATGGATGGACGAAGAGACGCGCGCCGGAGCGATCGACAAGTTCGAGAACTTCACGCCGAAGATCGGTTATCCCGACCAGTGGCCGGACTATTCCTCTATCGAAATCCGCCCGGATGACCTGTTCGGCAATTCCGAGCGTATTTCGGCCTGGGCTCGCGCCGATAGCCGGGCCCGCCTGCGCGGTCCGATCCGCCATTGGGAATGGGGCATGACGCCGCAAACGGTGAACGCCTATTATTCGCCGACGGCAAACGAGATCGTCTTCCCGGCGGCCATCCTTCAGGGTCCGTTCTTCGACCCCTATGCCGATCCGGCGGTCAACTTCGGCGGCATTGGTGCCGTGATCGGCCATGAAATGGGCCACGGCTTCGACGATCAGGGCAGCCGCTCCGATGGCGATGGCGTGCTTCGTGACTGGTGGACCGACGACAGCCGCGGGAACTTTGACGCGCGTACCGATCAGCTGGCGGCCCAGTACAGCGAGTTCTCCCCGATCGAGGGCGAATTCGTCAACGGACGCTTGTCGCTTGGCGAGAACATCGGCGATGTCGGTGGCCTGTCGATGGCCCACCGGGCCTACCAGCTCTATCTCCGCGACCATGGCGGCGAAGCGCCGGTGCTCGACGGTTTCACCGGGGACCAGCGCTTCTACATGGCCTGGGGCCAAGTCTGGCGGAACCTGTACACCGAACAGGCTCTTGTCCGTCAGCTGCGTCAGGGACCGCACTCGCCGGCGCAGTACCGGATCAATGGCGCCCTGCGCAACCAGGATGGTTGGTACGAAGCCTTCGGCATCACTGAAGAGCACGACCTCTACCTGCCGCCGGAAGAGCGCGTCTCGATCTGGTAA
- a CDS encoding M13 family metallopeptidase — translation MKKLLLSTAVLALTAACQPAAPTDPAATETQTTATATASPEIGAWGFDLTGMDTSVTAGNDFYRYANGAWLDRTEIPSDRSNYGMFTELAIEAEEQVQEIILELAALDAANGTIEQKVGDLYGSWMDTSTIDQLGLTPIQPYLDEIAAAETHEDIGALFATIYHQSPYGVGIIPDPADTTRYTVFVGQGGLGLPDRDFYLEEDNQRYRDAYLAYIEQVFDLAGMDDGATKAQAIFDLEMRIAETHWTQADSRDIQKIYNPMPMDQLSALAPQLNFEAGMEQLGLDSVATYLVAQPSAIEAAGTIFAETPVDVWQDYMTFHFIRSNAGALPEAFDAANFAMYGTTLNGTEDQRPRDRRGVNLVGGQLGEAVGQVYVDRHFPPESKAAMEELVNNLTTAFAGRLEALDWMDDATRVNALQKLSTFEPRIGYPDEWQDYSNLEIRADDLFGNMMRLNEFQWNEQVADLAGPVDRDAWPYPPQTVNASYNPLMNQITFPAGILQPPFFDPNADAAMNYGAIGAVIGHEIGHGFDDQGRRFDYDGSIRDWWSEETNERFEARADRLGAQYSSYSPVEGRFVNGEFTMGENIGDLGGLQMAYTAYQHHLDSCCDGEAPVIDGFTGEQRFFLAWAQVWRRLYREDNLINRLATDPHSPSQYRTNGVVRNLDVWYEAFGVTEDNDLYLPPEERVSIW, via the coding sequence ATGAAAAAGCTTTTGCTCAGCACCGCCGTCCTGGCGCTCACGGCGGCCTGCCAGCCGGCGGCACCGACCGACCCGGCTGCGACCGAGACACAAACCACCGCAACCGCAACCGCCAGTCCGGAAATCGGCGCCTGGGGTTTCGACCTGACCGGCATGGACACCAGCGTCACAGCCGGCAATGACTTCTACCGCTACGCCAATGGCGCCTGGCTCGACCGCACGGAAATCCCGTCCGACCGCTCCAATTACGGCATGTTCACCGAGCTCGCGATCGAAGCCGAGGAACAGGTCCAGGAAATCATCCTCGAGCTCGCCGCGCTCGACGCGGCCAACGGGACCATCGAGCAGAAGGTCGGCGACCTCTATGGCAGCTGGATGGACACCTCGACCATCGACCAGCTCGGCCTGACCCCGATCCAGCCCTATCTCGACGAGATCGCTGCGGCCGAGACCCATGAGGATATCGGCGCGCTGTTCGCGACGATCTATCACCAGTCGCCTTATGGCGTCGGCATCATTCCCGACCCCGCCGATACGACCCGCTACACGGTCTTTGTCGGCCAAGGCGGTCTCGGCCTGCCCGACCGCGACTTCTATCTGGAAGAAGACAACCAGCGCTATCGCGATGCCTACCTCGCCTATATCGAGCAGGTCTTCGACCTCGCCGGCATGGATGACGGTGCGACCAAGGCCCAGGCCATTTTCGATCTGGAAATGCGCATCGCCGAGACCCATTGGACCCAGGCCGACAGCCGCGACATCCAGAAAATCTACAACCCGATGCCGATGGACCAGCTGTCTGCCCTGGCCCCGCAGCTGAACTTCGAAGCCGGCATGGAACAGCTCGGCCTCGACAGCGTAGCGACCTATCTCGTCGCCCAGCCGAGCGCGATCGAAGCGGCCGGCACCATCTTCGCGGAAACCCCGGTTGATGTGTGGCAGGACTACATGACCTTCCACTTCATCCGCTCGAATGCCGGCGCCCTGCCGGAGGCCTTCGATGCCGCCAATTTCGCGATGTACGGCACCACGCTGAACGGGACCGAAGACCAGCGCCCGCGCGATCGTCGCGGCGTCAACCTGGTGGGTGGCCAGCTCGGCGAAGCCGTCGGCCAGGTCTATGTCGACCGTCACTTCCCGCCGGAATCCAAGGCCGCCATGGAAGAGCTGGTCAACAACCTGACCACCGCTTTCGCCGGTCGCCTCGAAGCGCTGGACTGGATGGACGACGCAACCCGCGTCAACGCCCTCCAGAAGCTCTCCACCTTCGAGCCGCGCATTGGCTATCCGGACGAGTGGCAGGATTATTCGAACCTCGAGATCCGCGCTGACGACCTGTTCGGCAACATGATGCGCCTGAACGAGTTCCAGTGGAACGAGCAGGTCGCCGATCTGGCCGGCCCGGTCGATCGCGATGCCTGGCCCTACCCGCCGCAAACGGTCAACGCGTCCTACAATCCGCTGATGAACCAGATCACCTTCCCGGCCGGCATCCTGCAGCCGCCCTTCTTCGATCCCAATGCCGATGCAGCGATGAATTACGGAGCCATCGGCGCCGTCATCGGTCACGAAATCGGCCACGGCTTCGACGATCAGGGTCGCCGCTTCGACTATGACGGATCCATCCGTGATTGGTGGAGCGAGGAGACCAATGAGCGCTTCGAGGCGCGCGCTGACCGTCTTGGCGCGCAGTATTCGAGCTATTCCCCGGTCGAGGGCCGCTTCGTGAATGGTGAATTCACGATGGGCGAGAATATCGGCGATCTGGGCGGGTTGCAGATGGCCTATACCGCCTATCAGCACCATCTCGATTCCTGCTGTGATGGCGAGGCCCCGGTCATTGACGGCTTCACCGGTGAGCAGCGCTTCTTCCTGGCCTGGGCCCAGGTCTGGCGCCGCCTCTATCGCGAGGACAATCTGATCAACCGCCTCGCAACTGACCCGCACAGCCCGTCGCAATACCGCACCAATGGCGTCGTGCGAAATCTCGACGTCTGGTACGAGGCCTTCGGCGTGACCGAGGACAATGACCTCTACCTGCCGCCGGAAGAGCGTGTCTCGATCTGGTAG
- a CDS encoding efflux RND transporter permease subunit: protein MTDPNTTHDEAPRGGIIGWWARNSVAANLVMIIAVIGGFMGYKSLNREVFPTVSVNGASVSVAWPGASPQEVEEQIIVRIEEALADMDGIETITSTAREGGGFVNIEGKRSVDVGEFIDAIKLEVDSVNNLPQSAFRPVVTPWRSQDQVVGFAVHGAAERRDLQAIAREIRDEVAQLPGASIVNMWATRDEEVSIEVSEETLRRYDLTFDEIVRAVRSTSLNASAGTIRTELGEVPITSRQLADTAPEFEDIIIRQTADGGTLRVRDVARVTDGFVDSNLEATYNGEPMVLVVVETSPNIDVVDTSQQVRDYIDRKRLELPDGTHLSLWWDNSEQYTGRMETIASSALFGGVLVLIVLFLFLRPIVAFWVTIGIFVAFGGAFLILPMLGVTLNMLSLFAFLLVIGIVVDDAIVVGENIHDRVERGEPGLTAAVIGTQMVAKPVIFAVITTIMMFSPWMLLTGPEVQFTSQISLVVIAALSFSLVESLLILPAHLSHMKPQSNTGFFGPLIAVQRAIANSLLAFARNVYRPAAKACIRNRYATFIGFFLIFGISIALLATNRVGSVFMPQIENETIQTTIQLAEGTPWNRTEQVRQQLDSAQDQALQFYREAFPGEIDMIESRSTMATDGRIRAWITLADPEDRPGGLPTAEVAAKIREFLGPIPDAEEIRLDSTINDGGNSMNFALSGQSLDELRAAAADLKEQLRSYDTLYDVIDSMQTSTDELQVRLRPDARALGLTLADVTRQVRQAFYGEEAQRLPREGQDVRVMIRMDEDSRRSLDTFRDIRIRTADGREVPLTTVAEADFAPGLNRINRRNGMRTITVSAELSDPAARGDINASLDDDYWDTFEARFPHVSRDEIGQAEGQREFMAEVIVLLMFALISMYLLLAIAFRSYFQPIVIMIAIPFSLTGAIFGHYMFGMPIALFSYFGVGAAAGVVINDNLVLLDFVNRLRANGVGAFQALVDAGVQRFRPILLTSVTTFLGIFPMMAERSTQAEFLKPMVVALAFAVIFALFLTLLLVPAMYAIGVDIARFFRMVWTGKKQPALGGHYTDTDFAHGEQAGHLDHSPAE from the coding sequence ATGACCGATCCGAACACCACACATGACGAGGCCCCGCGGGGCGGTATTATCGGCTGGTGGGCGCGCAATTCCGTCGCCGCCAACCTGGTCATGATCATCGCCGTCATCGGCGGGTTCATGGGCTACAAGTCGCTGAACCGGGAGGTCTTCCCGACCGTCTCGGTCAACGGCGCCAGCGTTTCGGTGGCCTGGCCCGGTGCTTCGCCGCAGGAAGTCGAGGAACAGATCATCGTCCGCATCGAGGAAGCCCTCGCGGACATGGATGGCATCGAGACCATCACCTCGACCGCACGTGAAGGCGGCGGCTTCGTCAATATCGAGGGCAAGCGCTCGGTCGATGTCGGCGAGTTCATTGACGCCATCAAGCTGGAAGTCGACTCGGTCAACAACCTCCCGCAATCGGCCTTCCGCCCCGTCGTCACGCCCTGGCGGTCCCAGGACCAGGTCGTTGGTTTCGCCGTTCACGGCGCCGCCGAACGCCGGGACCTGCAAGCCATCGCCCGGGAAATCCGCGACGAGGTGGCCCAGCTTCCCGGTGCCTCCATCGTCAACATGTGGGCGACGCGCGACGAGGAAGTCTCGATCGAGGTCTCCGAGGAGACCCTGCGCCGCTATGACCTGACCTTCGACGAGATCGTCCGCGCCGTCCGCTCCACTTCGCTTAACGCCTCGGCCGGCACCATCCGCACCGAGCTCGGCGAAGTGCCGATCACCTCGCGCCAGCTGGCCGACACGGCTCCGGAATTCGAGGACATCATCATCCGCCAGACCGCTGATGGCGGCACCCTGCGGGTGCGCGATGTCGCCCGGGTGACCGACGGCTTCGTCGATTCAAACCTGGAAGCCACCTATAATGGCGAGCCGATGGTTCTGGTCGTGGTCGAAACCTCGCCGAATATCGACGTCGTCGACACCTCCCAGCAGGTCCGTGACTATATCGATCGCAAGCGTCTGGAACTGCCCGACGGCACCCATTTGTCGCTGTGGTGGGACAATTCCGAGCAGTATACCGGCCGGATGGAAACGATCGCCAGCTCGGCCCTGTTCGGTGGCGTGCTGGTCCTCATCGTCCTCTTCCTCTTCCTGCGCCCCATCGTCGCCTTCTGGGTGACCATCGGCATCTTTGTTGCCTTTGGCGGCGCCTTCCTGATCCTGCCAATGCTCGGCGTGACGCTGAACATGCTGTCGCTGTTCGCCTTCCTGCTCGTGATCGGTATCGTCGTCGATGACGCCATTGTGGTCGGGGAGAATATTCACGACCGGGTTGAACGCGGCGAACCGGGCCTGACGGCTGCCGTCATCGGCACCCAGATGGTGGCCAAGCCGGTCATCTTCGCGGTCATCACCACCATCATGATGTTCTCGCCCTGGATGCTGCTGACCGGTCCGGAAGTGCAGTTCACCAGCCAGATCTCGCTGGTGGTGATCGCCGCCCTGAGCTTCTCGCTGGTCGAGTCCCTGCTCATCCTGCCGGCCCACCTGTCGCACATGAAGCCGCAGTCCAATACCGGCTTCTTCGGTCCGCTGATCGCGGTCCAGCGCGCCATCGCCAACTCGCTGCTGGCCTTTGCCCGCAACGTCTACCGCCCGGCGGCCAAGGCCTGCATCCGCAACCGCTATGCGACCTTCATCGGCTTCTTCCTGATCTTCGGCATCTCGATTGCCCTGCTGGCGACCAATCGCGTCGGCTCTGTCTTCATGCCGCAGATCGAGAATGAGACGATCCAGACCACGATCCAGCTTGCCGAAGGCACGCCGTGGAACCGGACCGAACAGGTGCGTCAGCAACTCGACAGCGCCCAGGACCAGGCCCTGCAATTCTATCGCGAGGCGTTCCCCGGCGAGATCGACATGATCGAAAGCCGCTCGACGATGGCCACCGATGGCCGGATCCGCGCCTGGATCACCCTGGCCGATCCCGAGGATCGTCCCGGCGGCCTGCCGACGGCGGAAGTCGCCGCCAAGATCCGCGAATTCCTGGGTCCGATCCCGGATGCCGAGGAAATCCGTCTCGACTCGACGATCAATGATGGCGGCAATTCGATGAATTTCGCCCTCTCGGGTCAGAGCCTGGACGAATTGCGGGCAGCCGCTGCCGACCTGAAGGAACAGCTGCGCAGCTATGACACGCTCTATGACGTGATCGACTCCATGCAGACCTCGACCGACGAACTGCAGGTCCGCCTGCGTCCGGATGCCCGGGCGCTCGGCCTGACCCTCGCTGACGTCACCCGTCAGGTCCGCCAGGCCTTCTACGGCGAAGAGGCCCAGCGCCTGCCGCGTGAAGGTCAGGACGTTCGCGTCATGATCCGCATGGACGAGGATTCCCGCCGGTCGCTGGATACCTTCCGCGACATTCGCATCCGCACGGCGGACGGACGGGAAGTCCCGCTCACCACGGTCGCGGAGGCGGATTTTGCGCCGGGTCTCAACCGGATCAATCGGCGCAACGGCATGCGCACGATCACGGTCAGCGCCGAGCTGTCGGATCCGGCCGCCCGGGGCGACATCAATGCCAGTCTCGACGACGACTATTGGGACACGTTTGAAGCCCGCTTCCCGCACGTCTCGCGCGACGAAATCGGCCAGGCCGAGGGGCAGCGCGAATTCATGGCGGAAGTCATCGTGCTGCTGATGTTCGCCCTGATCTCCATGTACCTGCTGCTGGCGATCGCCTTCCGCTCCTACTTCCAGCCGATCGTGATCATGATCGCCATCCCGTTCTCGCTGACCGGGGCAATCTTCGGCCACTACATGTTCGGCATGCCGATCGCCCTCTTCTCCTATTTCGGGGTCGGGGCTGCGGCGGGCGTCGTGATCAACGACAACCTGGTGCTGCTCGACTTCGTCAACCGCCTGCGGGCCAATGGCGTCGGGGCCTTCCAGGCCCTGGTCGATGCCGGCGTCCAGCGCTTCCGTCCGATCCTGCTGACCTCGGTCACGACCTTCCTCGGAATCTTCCCGATGATGGCCGAACGCTCGACCCAGGCCGAGTTCCTGAAGCCGATGGTGGTGGCTCTGGCCTTCGCCGTCATCTTCGCCCTCTTCCTGACCCTGCTGCTGGTCCCGGCCATGTATGCGATCGGGGTCGACATCGCCCGCTTCTTCCGGATGGTGTGGACGGGCAAGAAACAGCCGGCGCTCGGCGGCCACTATACCGACACCGATTTCGCCCATGGCGAGCAGGCCGGTCACCTCGACCACTCGCCTGCCGAATAA
- a CDS encoding efflux RND transporter periplasmic adaptor subunit — protein MGKLIGRFVIIGVVAAAGLVVIFGLFATQEEPDRANAAPRPVAVFVDAAQLETIALQVSSQGEARPRTQINLVPQVAGRITYVNPDFIEGGFFEAGETLVQIDDADYRLAVTRASAQVAQAQQALIREQAESELAASEWAVLGDGEASSLTLREPQMAEARAQLAAAEASLQSARLDLQRTRISAPFSGRVRSQNIGLGQYVSPGTPMGEVFSTDAILVRLPLTDHELGLLGIPIAYNAGGEGEGMPVQLTATLADRQHTWQGRIIRTDSAIDPQTRVLYAIAEVTDPYGAGAANGVPLAVGLFVTASITGRDVENAYILPRSALRGQDNVYVAEEGGTLSVRTVHVIDSNSDRVVVSSGVERGELVVTSPIRGANDGMRIQTFAQSGEMMAAYSATYDEEPAEGLAETETGDADSGAVASNG, from the coding sequence ATGGGTAAGCTCATCGGACGCTTCGTGATCATCGGCGTTGTTGCCGCCGCCGGACTGGTCGTCATCTTCGGCCTCTTCGCCACACAGGAAGAACCCGACCGCGCCAATGCGGCGCCTCGCCCGGTCGCGGTCTTTGTCGACGCAGCCCAGCTGGAAACAATTGCCTTGCAGGTCTCGTCGCAAGGCGAGGCCCGGCCGCGCACCCAGATCAATCTGGTCCCGCAAGTGGCCGGCCGGATCACCTATGTGAACCCGGACTTCATCGAGGGCGGTTTCTTCGAGGCCGGAGAAACCCTCGTTCAGATCGACGATGCCGACTACCGGCTCGCCGTCACCCGCGCTTCGGCCCAGGTCGCCCAGGCCCAACAGGCGCTGATCCGCGAGCAGGCCGAATCCGAACTGGCCGCCAGCGAATGGGCCGTGCTGGGTGACGGGGAAGCCTCCTCGCTGACCCTGCGCGAGCCGCAAATGGCCGAAGCCCGCGCCCAGCTGGCTGCCGCTGAAGCCTCGCTCCAGTCGGCTCGCCTCGACCTGCAGCGGACCCGCATTTCGGCACCGTTCAGCGGCCGCGTGCGCAGCCAGAATATCGGTCTCGGCCAATATGTCTCGCCGGGCACGCCGATGGGTGAGGTCTTCTCGACCGATGCCATCCTGGTGCGCCTGCCGCTGACCGACCATGAACTCGGCCTGCTGGGTATTCCGATCGCCTATAACGCCGGTGGCGAAGGTGAAGGCATGCCCGTGCAGCTGACGGCAACGCTCGCTGACCGCCAGCACACCTGGCAGGGCCGGATCATCCGCACCGACAGCGCCATCGATCCGCAGACCCGTGTTCTCTATGCCATCGCCGAGGTGACCGATCCCTACGGTGCCGGCGCTGCCAATGGCGTGCCGCTGGCTGTCGGCCTGTTCGTGACCGCCAGCATCACAGGACGCGATGTCGAGAACGCCTACATTCTGCCCCGCTCTGCCCTGCGTGGTCAGGACAATGTCTATGTCGCTGAAGAAGGCGGCACGCTCTCGGTCCGGACGGTCCACGTGATCGACTCCAATTCCGACCGCGTCGTCGTCTCCTCGGGCGTCGAGCGTGGCGAACTGGTGGTCACCTCACCGATCCGTGGCGCCAATGATGGCATGCGCATCCAGACCTTCGCCCAGAGCGGCGAGATGATGGCGGCCTATTCGGCGACCTATGATGAAGAACCGGCCGAGGGCCTGGCTGAAACCGAAACCGGCGACGCCGACAGCGGTGCTGTCGCGAGCAACGGCTAA